One Melospiza melodia melodia isolate bMelMel2 chromosome 1, bMelMel2.pri, whole genome shotgun sequence genomic window carries:
- the FYCO1 gene encoding FYVE and coiled-coil domain-containing protein 1 isoform X2: MAATSGESQLQRIIRDLQDAVTELSKEFKEGGEPITDDSVNLQKFSYKLEYLLQFDQKEKSTLLGNRKDYWDYFCDCLAKIKGANDGIRFVKSITELRTSLGKGRAFIRYSLVHQRLADTLQQCFMNTKVTSDWYYARSPFLNSKMSSDIVGQLYELTDVQFDLASRGYDLDAAWPAFARRTLSSLGSSAFLWKPPSRSSSMSSLVSNYLQAQEFPSSPDVNNSLNVEHLEGYEEMRLELDQAELRQRELQDRIHQLEMENQELQAAVSLQKEQVQVEKEKSNNYSEENSRLTKMITELQKQCEVSHSTQSTVHDLQKCLQSLELSAAEQLKEHSTKVEQLLTSKEDCASKLQVSNQELETSRALIAVKDLCIDELKAKLSSTEQKNLNLLAKVDAALDEKGQQATAQYDSALQIRALLEKLQEMEKEKADMQRLNAEHASQLKAAREELLLKEQAQKELESRYSSLSANSKEESEKLTGTLETVAKEKDALQEALTLKGKEMAELQTQVMGSLAQVGSLEKNLEEARKEKEKLEEEYGRREGALKQEVQSQAEQLELQEGRLTKVSQTVCSLQEQNQKLMSEKEHLRQKVKELEEQMEQQNSAVSELDEESRKLKAENENLQQSKKKMEEKLKNLEASKTSLEADVAKLRASEKQLQSEIDDALVSVDEKEKKLRSENKQLDEDLQNARRQSQILEERLEALHSEYEELKQREETSKESYASLEAQLKSAKQHSLQMEKSLDTLKESEECLQSQLTQKEVELQGMESQCQQLRAEAERHKKKAETLETEKLSVEKTCLHQTKLIESLTSEKESVEKQQLQQAASLEKEAKELAFRLTMSEEQLEVNRGEVSRLQAEVLDLRVKLQQATDEKERMRGELAVTETVLSEQKTLVQQLKEQSESLNRNHVQELVECKEREEKLKKEQERTAHQKAELESNLMNLKEELSKVKRYLENARVENEENKDLLHRTNTDMAELGIQICALTSEKVDAEEQLAQAMERFKELEEQAAEQQEKLKLDVSNLREENKSLQEKLEGAQMCAAAVPSLQLQLETIKKQAQSFQETSQEELSAIKFQMSTEILNYQTKFKAVSEECGKVREQLEEQKRQQHAAEEEITELQAANTSLCRKLDEAREQLSESESARLQKEEEVTSLRELLERIQKEADEAKEKILDYTEKLSKVAADKDSSDQKLFAELDDLTRTKQFLEERLIELIRDKDALWQKSDALEFQQKLSAEQRWQGDTEVNHCLDCQREFSWMVRRHHCRMCGRIFCYYCCNNYMVTKLGGKKERCCRACFNKPRVIVDSADDSGSSANQEGSPASMESPVSPSERAFVASEASKPPDDAAFDIITDEELCQVQESDSLHNESQIERDSLDQSVTDLNSTSSTFDESEDWQVAQDAEICLLKSGEIMMKLPLTVEEIMNFGESNRELFIKSSTYSIIPITVTEMGLTISWIFSSDPKSISFSVVYQEADDTPLDQCKVLIPMTRCNSHKETIRGQVKVRNAGIYTLIFDNTFSRFISKRVFYHLAVERPVIYDGSDFP, encoded by the exons CTACGAACCTCTCTTGGAAAAGGAAGAGCATTTATTCGTTATTCCCTGGTTCACCAAAGGCTAGCAGACACCTTGCAGCAATGTTTTATGAACACCAAAGTGACCAG tgACTGGTACTATGCAAGAAGTCCATTTCTGAATTCCAAAATGAGTTCTGACATTGTGGGTCAACTCTATGAGCTCACTGATGTTCAGTTTGACTTGGCATCAAGAGGCTATGATTTAGATGCTGCTTGGCCAGCATTTGCCAG GAGGACTCTGTCCTCACTTGGATCTTCAGCATTTTTATGGAAGCCCCCAAGTCGCAGTTCCAGCATGAGCAGTTTAGTGAGCAATTATTTGCAG GCACAAGAGTTTCCTTCCAGCCCTGATGTGAATAACTCACTAAATGTTGAACACCTTGAGGGCTACGAAGAGATGCGTTTAGAACTTGACCAggctgagctgaggcagaggGAACTTCAAGATCGTATTCACCAGCTAGAAATGGAAAACCAGGAGCTCCAGGCAGCTGTCAGCCTTCAAAAGGAACAAGTACAGGTAGAAAAGGAGAAGAGCAATAACTACAGCGAGGAGAACTCCCGGCTGACAAAGATGATCACAGAGTTACAGAAGCAGTGTGAGGTCTCACACTCCACTCAGAGCACTGTGCATGACCTGCAGAAGTGCCTACAGTCACTGGAACTGAGTGCAGCGGAGCAGCTGAAGGAACACTCAACAAAGGTGGAGCAGCTTTTGACCAGCAAGGAAGATTGTGCCTCAAAATTGCAGGTTTCAAATCAGGAGCTGGAGACCTCTAGGGCTTTGATTGCTGTGAAGGATCTTTGTATTGATGAGCTCAAAGCCAAGCTGAGTTCCACAGAACAGAAGAACCTCAACCTCCTTGCAAAAGTTGATGCTGCCTTGGATGAAAAGGGACAGCAAGCCACAGCCCAGTATGACTCTGCCCTACAAATACGGGCACTGTTAGAGAAGCTTCAGgagatggaaaaggaaaaggcagaTATGCAAAGACTCAATGCTGAACATGCATCTCAGCTGAAAGCAGcaagggaggagctgctgctgaaagAACAGGCACAGAAGGAACTGGAATCCAGATACAGTAGCCTCTCTGCTAACTCCAAAGAAGAGAGTGAAAAGCTGACTGGGACCCTGGAGACAGTGGCAAAGGAAAAGGATGCACTTCAGGAGGCCCTGACTCTGAAAGGAAAGGAGATGGCTGAGCTTCAGACCCAGGTAATGGGGTCGCTGGCTCAGGTGGGTTCACTGGAAAAAAATCTTGAGGAAGccaggaaggaaaaagaaaaacttgaGGAGGAGTATGGtaggagagaaggagcactgaAGCAGGAAGTCCAGTCACAAGCAGAGCAACTTGAACTACAGGAGGGTCGCTTAACAAAGGTGAGTCAGACTGTGTGTAGCCTTCAGGAGCAAAACCAGAAACTCATGTCTGAGAAGGAGCATCTCAGGCAGAAAgtcaaggagctggaggagcagatgGAGCAGCAAAACTCTGCAGTGAGTGAATTGGATGAGGAGAGCAGGAAACTGAAAGCAGAGAATGAAAATTTGCAGCAGTCTAAGAAGAAGATGGAAGAGAAGCTGAAAAATCTGGAAGCTTCTAAAACTTCCCTAGAAGCTGATGTAGCCAAGTTGAGAGCCTCTGAGAAACAACTTCAGAGTGAGATAGATGATGCCCTGGTGTCAGTTGATGAAAAAGAGAAGAAGCTCCGGAGTGAGAACAAACAGCTGGATGAAGACTTGCAGAATGCCAGGAGGCAAAGCCAAATTCTAGAGGAGAGGCTGGAGGCTCTGCACTCAGAATATGAAGAACTAAAGCAAAGAGAAGAGACCTCCAAGGAGTCTTATGCTTCACTTGAAGCACAGCTGAAGAGTGCCAAACAGCATAGTTTACAAATGGAAAAAAGCTTGGACACCTTGAAGGAAAGCGAAGAGTGTCTCCAGTCGCAGCTCACACAGAAGGAAGTAGAACTGCAGGGCATGGAGAGCCAATGTCAGCAGCTAAGAGCAGAAGCTGAAAGACACAAGAAGAAAGCAGAGACTCTTGAGACAGAAAAGCTCAGTGTTGAAAAGACATGCCTTCATCAGACAAAACTTATAGAATCTCTCACATCAGAAAAGGAATCAGTGGAAAAACAGCAACTACAGCAGGCAGCATCCCTGGAGAAGGAGGCAAAAGAGCTGGCCTTCAGACTGACCATGAGTGAAGAGCAGCTGGAGGTCAACAGAGGTGAAGTGTCCAGGCTGCAGGCAGAAGTCCTGGATCTGCGAGTCAAGCTTCAGCAGGCCACTGATGagaaagagaggatgagaggtGAGCTGGCAGTCACTGAGACTGTCTTGAGTGAGCAGAAGACGCTTGTCCAGCAGCTGAAAGAGCAGAgtgagtctctcaacagaaatcATGTGCAAGAACTGGTGGAAtgtaaagaaagggaagaaaagctGAAAAAAGAGCAGGAGAGAACAGCCCATCAAAAAGCTGAGCTGGAAAGTAATTTGATGAACCTAAAGGAAGAGCTGTCTAAGGTTAAGCGGTATTTGGAAAATGCTAGAGTGGAAAACGAAGAAAATAAAGATCTCCTCCACAGGACCAACACTGATATGGCCGAACTTGGCATTCAGATTTGTGCCTTGACCTCTGAAAAAGTGGATGCAGAAGAGCAGTTGGCCCAGGCCATGGAAAGGTTCAAAGAACTGGAAGAACAGGCAGCAGAGCAacaggagaagctgaagcttgacGTCTCTAATCTCAGAGAGGAGAACAAGAGCCTGCAAGAGAAATTAGAGGGGGCTCAAATGTGTGCCGCAGCTGTCCCAAGTCTGCAATTGCAGCTGGAGACAATAAAGAAACAGGCACAGAGTTTCCAAGAGACCAGCCAAGAAGAGCTGTCTGCAATAAAATTTCAAATGAGCACAGAGATTCTAAATTATCAGACAAAATTCAAG GCTGTcagtgaggagtgtgggaaagTAAGAGAGCAACTTGAGGAGCAGAAGCGACAACAGCATGCAGCGGAGGAGGAGATTACAGAGTTACAA GCTGCAAACACGAGTTTGTGTAGAAAGTTGGATGAAGCTAGAGAGCAACTGTCAGAATCAGAATCTGCTCGGCTGCAAAAGGAAGAGGAAGTGACTTCTCTTAGAGAACTCTTGGAAAG AATCCAAAAAGAAGCTGATGAAGCAAAAGAGAAGATCCTGGATTACACTGAGAAGCTCAGCAAGGTGGCAGCAGATAAAGATAGCAGTGACCAGAAGTTATTTGCTGAGCTGGATGACCTGACAAGAACAAAGCAGTTCCTTGAAGAACGTTTGATAGAGCTTATCAG AGACAAAGATGCTTTGTGGCAAAAGTCGGATGCTCTGGAGTTCCAGCAGAAGCTTAgtgcagagcagaggtggcaggggGACACAGAAGTTAATCACTGTCTGGACTGCCAGAGAGAGTTCTCGTGGATGGTGCGCCGACACCACTGCAG AATGTGTGGCCGCATTTTCTGCTACTACTGCTGCAACAACTACATGGTGACAAAGCTTGGTGGAAAAAAGGAGCGTTGCTGCAGAGCTTGCTTTAACAAGCCTAGAGTCATTGTGGACAGTGCAGATGACTCTGGATCCAGTGCCAACCAGGAAGGATCACCAGCTTCAATGGAATCGCCTGTGTCACCATCTGAGCGGGCTTTTG TTGCAAGTGAAGCCTCTAAACCACCAGATGATGCAGCTTTTGATATAATCACTGATGAGGAGCTGTGCCAAGTACAGGAATCAGACTCTCTCCACAATGAAAGTCAGATAGAAAGAGActctctggatcaaagtgtgacAGATCT AAACAGCACTTCTTCAACTTTCGATGAATCTGAAGACTGGCAAGTTGCTCAAGATGCTGAGATATGCTTGTTGAAGTCAGGAGAAATTAT GATGAAATTACCCCTTACAGTAGAAGAGATCATGAATTTTGGAGAAAGCAACAGAGAGCTGTTCATCAAATCCAGCACCTACAGTATCATTCCCATCACTGTTACAGAGATGGGACTAACAATCAGCTGGATCTTCTCATCAGACCCCAAAAGCATATCCTTCAGTGTTGTCTACCAAGAGGCCGACGACACGCCGCTGGATCAGTGCAAA GTTCTTATCCCTATGACTCGCTGCAACTCTCATAAGGAAACTATCAGAGGACAGGTGAAAGTCAGAAACGCTGGAATCTACACCCTGATATTTGACAACACATTCTCTAG GTTTATCTCAAAAAGAGTGTTTTATCACTTGGCTGTTGAGCGACCTGTCATCTATGATGGAAGTGATTTTCCATAG
- the FYCO1 gene encoding FYVE and coiled-coil domain-containing protein 1 isoform X1 yields the protein MAATSGESQLQRIIRDLQDAVTELSKEFKEGGEPITDDSVNLQKFSYKLEYLLQFDQKEKSTLLGNRKDYWDYFCDCLAKIKGANDGIRFVKSITELRTSLGKGRAFIRYSLVHQRLADTLQQCFMNTKVTSDWYYARSPFLNSKMSSDIVGQLYELTDVQFDLASRGYDLDAAWPAFARRTLSSLGSSAFLWKPPSRSSSMSSLVSNYLQAQEFPSSPDVNNSLNVEHLEGYEEMRLELDQAELRQRELQDRIHQLEMENQELQAAVSLQKEQVQVEKEKSNNYSEENSRLTKMITELQKQCEVSHSTQSTVHDLQKCLQSLELSAAEQLKEHSTKVEQLLTSKEDCASKLQVSNQELETSRALIAVKDLCIDELKAKLSSTEQKNLNLLAKVDAALDEKGQQATAQYDSALQIRALLEKLQEMEKEKADMQRLNAEHASQLKAAREELLLKEQAQKELESRYSSLSANSKEESEKLTGTLETVAKEKDALQEALTLKGKEMAELQTQVMGSLAQVGSLEKNLEEARKEKEKLEEEYGRREGALKQEVQSQAEQLELQEGRLTKVSQTVCSLQEQNQKLMSEKEHLRQKVKELEEQMEQQNSAVSELDEESRKLKAENENLQQSKKKMEEKLKNLEASKTSLEADVAKLRASEKQLQSEIDDALVSVDEKEKKLRSENKQLDEDLQNARRQSQILEERLEALHSEYEELKQREETSKESYASLEAQLKSAKQHSLQMEKSLDTLKESEECLQSQLTQKEVELQGMESQCQQLRAEAERHKKKAETLETEKLSVEKTCLHQTKLIESLTSEKESVEKQQLQQAASLEKEAKELAFRLTMSEEQLEVNRGEVSRLQAEVLDLRVKLQQATDEKERMRGELAVTETVLSEQKTLVQQLKEQSESLNRNHVQELVECKEREEKLKKEQERTAHQKAELESNLMNLKEELSKVKRYLENARVENEENKDLLHRTNTDMAELGIQICALTSEKVDAEEQLAQAMERFKELEEQAAEQQEKLKLDVSNLREENKSLQEKLEGAQMCAAAVPSLQLQLETIKKQAQSFQETSQEELSAIKFQMSTEILNYQTKFKAVSEECGKVREQLEEQKRQQHAAEEEITELQAANTSLCRKLDEAREQLSESESARLQKEEEVTSLRELLERIQKEADEAKEKILDYTEKLSKVAADKDSSDQKLFAELDDLTRTKQFLEERLIELIRDKDALWQKSDALEFQQKLSAEQRWQGDTEVNHCLDCQREFSWMVRRHHCRMCGRIFCYYCCNNYMVTKLGGKKERCCRACFNKPRVIVDSADDSGSSANQEGSPASMESPVSPSERAFVASEASKPPDDAAFDIITDEELCQVQESDSLHNESQIERDSLDQSVTDLCVCWAKQLLGALYSLQSPFQVSAFHTIRNSTSSTFDESEDWQVAQDAEICLLKSGEIMMKLPLTVEEIMNFGESNRELFIKSSTYSIIPITVTEMGLTISWIFSSDPKSISFSVVYQEADDTPLDQCKVLIPMTRCNSHKETIRGQVKVRNAGIYTLIFDNTFSRFISKRVFYHLAVERPVIYDGSDFP from the exons CTACGAACCTCTCTTGGAAAAGGAAGAGCATTTATTCGTTATTCCCTGGTTCACCAAAGGCTAGCAGACACCTTGCAGCAATGTTTTATGAACACCAAAGTGACCAG tgACTGGTACTATGCAAGAAGTCCATTTCTGAATTCCAAAATGAGTTCTGACATTGTGGGTCAACTCTATGAGCTCACTGATGTTCAGTTTGACTTGGCATCAAGAGGCTATGATTTAGATGCTGCTTGGCCAGCATTTGCCAG GAGGACTCTGTCCTCACTTGGATCTTCAGCATTTTTATGGAAGCCCCCAAGTCGCAGTTCCAGCATGAGCAGTTTAGTGAGCAATTATTTGCAG GCACAAGAGTTTCCTTCCAGCCCTGATGTGAATAACTCACTAAATGTTGAACACCTTGAGGGCTACGAAGAGATGCGTTTAGAACTTGACCAggctgagctgaggcagaggGAACTTCAAGATCGTATTCACCAGCTAGAAATGGAAAACCAGGAGCTCCAGGCAGCTGTCAGCCTTCAAAAGGAACAAGTACAGGTAGAAAAGGAGAAGAGCAATAACTACAGCGAGGAGAACTCCCGGCTGACAAAGATGATCACAGAGTTACAGAAGCAGTGTGAGGTCTCACACTCCACTCAGAGCACTGTGCATGACCTGCAGAAGTGCCTACAGTCACTGGAACTGAGTGCAGCGGAGCAGCTGAAGGAACACTCAACAAAGGTGGAGCAGCTTTTGACCAGCAAGGAAGATTGTGCCTCAAAATTGCAGGTTTCAAATCAGGAGCTGGAGACCTCTAGGGCTTTGATTGCTGTGAAGGATCTTTGTATTGATGAGCTCAAAGCCAAGCTGAGTTCCACAGAACAGAAGAACCTCAACCTCCTTGCAAAAGTTGATGCTGCCTTGGATGAAAAGGGACAGCAAGCCACAGCCCAGTATGACTCTGCCCTACAAATACGGGCACTGTTAGAGAAGCTTCAGgagatggaaaaggaaaaggcagaTATGCAAAGACTCAATGCTGAACATGCATCTCAGCTGAAAGCAGcaagggaggagctgctgctgaaagAACAGGCACAGAAGGAACTGGAATCCAGATACAGTAGCCTCTCTGCTAACTCCAAAGAAGAGAGTGAAAAGCTGACTGGGACCCTGGAGACAGTGGCAAAGGAAAAGGATGCACTTCAGGAGGCCCTGACTCTGAAAGGAAAGGAGATGGCTGAGCTTCAGACCCAGGTAATGGGGTCGCTGGCTCAGGTGGGTTCACTGGAAAAAAATCTTGAGGAAGccaggaaggaaaaagaaaaacttgaGGAGGAGTATGGtaggagagaaggagcactgaAGCAGGAAGTCCAGTCACAAGCAGAGCAACTTGAACTACAGGAGGGTCGCTTAACAAAGGTGAGTCAGACTGTGTGTAGCCTTCAGGAGCAAAACCAGAAACTCATGTCTGAGAAGGAGCATCTCAGGCAGAAAgtcaaggagctggaggagcagatgGAGCAGCAAAACTCTGCAGTGAGTGAATTGGATGAGGAGAGCAGGAAACTGAAAGCAGAGAATGAAAATTTGCAGCAGTCTAAGAAGAAGATGGAAGAGAAGCTGAAAAATCTGGAAGCTTCTAAAACTTCCCTAGAAGCTGATGTAGCCAAGTTGAGAGCCTCTGAGAAACAACTTCAGAGTGAGATAGATGATGCCCTGGTGTCAGTTGATGAAAAAGAGAAGAAGCTCCGGAGTGAGAACAAACAGCTGGATGAAGACTTGCAGAATGCCAGGAGGCAAAGCCAAATTCTAGAGGAGAGGCTGGAGGCTCTGCACTCAGAATATGAAGAACTAAAGCAAAGAGAAGAGACCTCCAAGGAGTCTTATGCTTCACTTGAAGCACAGCTGAAGAGTGCCAAACAGCATAGTTTACAAATGGAAAAAAGCTTGGACACCTTGAAGGAAAGCGAAGAGTGTCTCCAGTCGCAGCTCACACAGAAGGAAGTAGAACTGCAGGGCATGGAGAGCCAATGTCAGCAGCTAAGAGCAGAAGCTGAAAGACACAAGAAGAAAGCAGAGACTCTTGAGACAGAAAAGCTCAGTGTTGAAAAGACATGCCTTCATCAGACAAAACTTATAGAATCTCTCACATCAGAAAAGGAATCAGTGGAAAAACAGCAACTACAGCAGGCAGCATCCCTGGAGAAGGAGGCAAAAGAGCTGGCCTTCAGACTGACCATGAGTGAAGAGCAGCTGGAGGTCAACAGAGGTGAAGTGTCCAGGCTGCAGGCAGAAGTCCTGGATCTGCGAGTCAAGCTTCAGCAGGCCACTGATGagaaagagaggatgagaggtGAGCTGGCAGTCACTGAGACTGTCTTGAGTGAGCAGAAGACGCTTGTCCAGCAGCTGAAAGAGCAGAgtgagtctctcaacagaaatcATGTGCAAGAACTGGTGGAAtgtaaagaaagggaagaaaagctGAAAAAAGAGCAGGAGAGAACAGCCCATCAAAAAGCTGAGCTGGAAAGTAATTTGATGAACCTAAAGGAAGAGCTGTCTAAGGTTAAGCGGTATTTGGAAAATGCTAGAGTGGAAAACGAAGAAAATAAAGATCTCCTCCACAGGACCAACACTGATATGGCCGAACTTGGCATTCAGATTTGTGCCTTGACCTCTGAAAAAGTGGATGCAGAAGAGCAGTTGGCCCAGGCCATGGAAAGGTTCAAAGAACTGGAAGAACAGGCAGCAGAGCAacaggagaagctgaagcttgacGTCTCTAATCTCAGAGAGGAGAACAAGAGCCTGCAAGAGAAATTAGAGGGGGCTCAAATGTGTGCCGCAGCTGTCCCAAGTCTGCAATTGCAGCTGGAGACAATAAAGAAACAGGCACAGAGTTTCCAAGAGACCAGCCAAGAAGAGCTGTCTGCAATAAAATTTCAAATGAGCACAGAGATTCTAAATTATCAGACAAAATTCAAG GCTGTcagtgaggagtgtgggaaagTAAGAGAGCAACTTGAGGAGCAGAAGCGACAACAGCATGCAGCGGAGGAGGAGATTACAGAGTTACAA GCTGCAAACACGAGTTTGTGTAGAAAGTTGGATGAAGCTAGAGAGCAACTGTCAGAATCAGAATCTGCTCGGCTGCAAAAGGAAGAGGAAGTGACTTCTCTTAGAGAACTCTTGGAAAG AATCCAAAAAGAAGCTGATGAAGCAAAAGAGAAGATCCTGGATTACACTGAGAAGCTCAGCAAGGTGGCAGCAGATAAAGATAGCAGTGACCAGAAGTTATTTGCTGAGCTGGATGACCTGACAAGAACAAAGCAGTTCCTTGAAGAACGTTTGATAGAGCTTATCAG AGACAAAGATGCTTTGTGGCAAAAGTCGGATGCTCTGGAGTTCCAGCAGAAGCTTAgtgcagagcagaggtggcaggggGACACAGAAGTTAATCACTGTCTGGACTGCCAGAGAGAGTTCTCGTGGATGGTGCGCCGACACCACTGCAG AATGTGTGGCCGCATTTTCTGCTACTACTGCTGCAACAACTACATGGTGACAAAGCTTGGTGGAAAAAAGGAGCGTTGCTGCAGAGCTTGCTTTAACAAGCCTAGAGTCATTGTGGACAGTGCAGATGACTCTGGATCCAGTGCCAACCAGGAAGGATCACCAGCTTCAATGGAATCGCCTGTGTCACCATCTGAGCGGGCTTTTG TTGCAAGTGAAGCCTCTAAACCACCAGATGATGCAGCTTTTGATATAATCACTGATGAGGAGCTGTGCCAAGTACAGGAATCAGACTCTCTCCACAATGAAAGTCAGATAGAAAGAGActctctggatcaaagtgtgacAGATCT ATGTGTTTGCTGGGCTAAGCAGCTGTTAGGGGCTCTGTACAGCCTCCAGTCTCCGTTTCAGGTTTCTGCCTTTCACACAATTCG AAACAGCACTTCTTCAACTTTCGATGAATCTGAAGACTGGCAAGTTGCTCAAGATGCTGAGATATGCTTGTTGAAGTCAGGAGAAATTAT GATGAAATTACCCCTTACAGTAGAAGAGATCATGAATTTTGGAGAAAGCAACAGAGAGCTGTTCATCAAATCCAGCACCTACAGTATCATTCCCATCACTGTTACAGAGATGGGACTAACAATCAGCTGGATCTTCTCATCAGACCCCAAAAGCATATCCTTCAGTGTTGTCTACCAAGAGGCCGACGACACGCCGCTGGATCAGTGCAAA GTTCTTATCCCTATGACTCGCTGCAACTCTCATAAGGAAACTATCAGAGGACAGGTGAAAGTCAGAAACGCTGGAATCTACACCCTGATATTTGACAACACATTCTCTAG GTTTATCTCAAAAAGAGTGTTTTATCACTTGGCTGTTGAGCGACCTGTCATCTATGATGGAAGTGATTTTCCATAG